The Nicotiana tomentosiformis chromosome 2, ASM39032v3, whole genome shotgun sequence genome includes the window AAAGTAATAAAGTCTAAAATTACTGAAATGATAAGTATTCTCTCCTCAAACTCTGGGACATAGTTCTCTACTTTGCTCCCTCGGGAGCTCGAACCTACAATTTCATAATTAAAGGTAGGGGTGCTTATCACTTAATTAAGCAATCTTTTTTTGTCAAACTTGAATTGGAGATATGTTACGTTTAAATAATTAAGGGCGTACGACTGTACGAGCATGCAGATTTATGTGTATGTCAGTCTTTATGTCATAGGCTAAAATGAAAGGGAGATTATTCCTAAAAGTTATTAAATATCCTTGATCCCACAATATACTATAGTTCTAGTCTTATGAACTATGACTTTTTTCTTATCAAAATCTGTATAAAACCAACTCTGCAGTAATCAAAATTTATCCTTGACATCAATAATTATTACTAATTAATTTTGATTAAGACAAAGAAAATGCCTAATATCCTGATATCGTACTTACTTTTATTTTGGGTCTATAAAAGATAGTCAAGGGAGGAATCAAAAGGTTTCGAAACATGCATCATTATCATTGATTGAAATATAGCGGAGAAGGCAAattaccttttaaattatttagaCAACATTAGTATTCCAAAATTAGATAGTTAGAAATATTACTTAAATAGTTAGAATAAAATTGATTCCACGGAACATCGTTATTTACAGAGTTGAATGTCAGTActtccaaaaatgaaaacttTCCACCAACGTGTTTGCTGTTAAATTTTTTTGCTGTTAAAAGGGAACAACCCAATCAAAAAGATATACGTGGTGTGGCTTTTTAAATGAAAAGTTTGTCCTCACACATGATAGTACGGTTTATTCGTGAAGCTGTGTTGAAAAGATCAATCAAGAGACAAATAAATCGAAAAGTTACTTAGTGTATCTATTTACTTTAGATCAAGTCAAAAATATCAAACAAATTACTTACAATTCCTAAGATTATTCTCCACATATTGATGAAAACAAAGTAGCCAGACtagtaaaaaatatttaagaGGCCGTAGAGTTTCCTCCTATTTTCATACTTCCTAGTTATTATACGCAGTTAACCTTATctcctctcccccccccccccccaatttatTACTACTATCATACATAGCTGATAATTGAACAAGATTTTCCCTGAAATTTATGTTGCTCTAGAACATTGAATCAACGTTCGCCATTTTAATTGTTTTTTTTGGCTAATTCAGTTTATCTCCTAGTGACTTCTCCACACAAATATAAAAtgaattttgaaaaaaaagaaaaagaaaaagtaaaagaaaaaaggtACTTCTCTTTTATTTTACAGATAAGTTTTCCTGTCTCTCTGATCTCTCTCAGGGACTTTACTGAAGGTATCTAAAATTTAGTGATTTTTCCCGTGTAAATTAATTCTATTTAAGTGTAggaatatatttaaaataaatacgTATTACCAGCTTAAATAAAATGACACCATGAACGAGAATTACAAATGTATAATTAGGACAGAAAAACCTACTCTTTATAAGACTTTAAGGTAAAACATTTGCACTTTATCTTGTTAACCACTAGGTTAATTTCCCTTTTCTTTTACAATTTGGGACGGAATTTGGTTTTCTTGTGAATCATAATCTTATGCAGACGGCTTATGTTGCTTTAAATTAATACTAGTCAGTTAGAAAGTAGTCTGAAAGCAACCAAACGCAGTGGACCATAAAAAAATCTTCAACAAGAAGTTATTCTGTGTAAATAAGTaatggatttaagttatatacagtGATAATGTAATGAAAGCATAATTTAATCTGGTACAATATATTAATTAGCATTTATTTTTAACTATCAATCAATAATGTTATTAAATAGAGCTACTTATAATTACTTTTTAATTGATCTGATTGTATAAATACTTTTACATAGTGCATAAAAATTCCTAAGATATAATAATGGTTTTGCAATTTAAAATTTCAATATCTCCAATCAACAACTAACCAATAATACCCCGAAAAGAGGTTTACTTAATTATTTGTCAAAATTCAAAACTTAAAGTGTTTTGCTTATTTAATTATTTGCTTAAGGTACAAACTTTCTTTTCCCCCTTAGCAAGAATTTCCAagtcctttttctttttcaccTAATTGCCAACCTTTGTAAGGATGCTTAAAGTGAGAAGTTGGTGACTGATTACTTTTCTTTTCTCTCATgccaaaagaagaagaagaagaagaaatattcaACAAGGCAATCCTTTTTACACCACGTACATATGCAAACATCTGGAAGAAATAAAAGAATAGTAACATCAAAAGAGAGCCTTTTCTTGGCTATTCTCACACTCTTTGTCTCTTTATTTCATATTTCCAAGTCCCCATTTTATTTGAAATATAGCAACTTTCTTGATTTTATTTGCTAAACCTTTCTTTTTCCATGCCCCATCTTCCTCACCCCAAATAAAATAaactcctttttttttctttctctatgAAGCTCTCAATATAAATGGCTAGCTAGAATGTTTTTTCTTGGATTCATTCACATACTAGGTTCACTTTCAAGGAAAGAGAAAAAACATGGGAGAAAGAACATGGGCTTCCTCCCTTTTGTCCTTGATTAAGGTTTTGGTTTGCCTTTTGTTAATATCCCATGTTCTTGGGGAGAAATCTGCTCATCTTCGAGAAGCTGGAAGAAAACAACATGATCATCAAATGAGGAAAATGCAAGCTTTTAAAGCTTCAGTTGTTCGTCGCGATTCGGTTTCTTCTCCTTCACCTAGCTTTTCTCCATCTCCAACACCATCAGCAGTGACTGTAAGTCTCCTTCAATTTTTGTTTGATCAATTTTTTCGTTTGTTTATATGATCAGTGCAATGTTGATGAAAAgaaaatatgtatatgtatatgtatatgtattatAGGTGACACCAAGTCCAAGAGTATATCACGTAACAACATATGGTGCAGACCCAACTGGGAAAATAGATAGCACAGAGGCAATTCTACAAGCAATTTCGGATGCATTAGAAGGGCCAAGTGATGGTTTCTTAATGCAAGGAATTGCAAATCTTGGTGGTgctcaaatcaatcttgaaggTGGGAATTACTTGATCAGACAACCTTTGCAATTTCCCGTTGTTGGCCGTGGCAATCTCATGGTACGTACGCTTCCAAATTCTTTACATTATTAGTGTGTAATTTTATACCTAACAAATTAAAATTACCCTGACAGTGTACTATTTCTTTTCCACAATGATAGTACACATTAGAAAAAATCTTCTCTTAATGGGATGTCCGTCAAATTTATGAACCTGTGATAGAAAAATGAATAGTAGTATGGTACGTATTTGTCAAAACGTGACAGGTGGCGTAATATCGTTTGGGGATCGTATGAAATTAATTGACCTATTTACACTTGTTTCTGATTTGTTCAGTGCAGTAGGTTAGCTATATATGATTTGATGGGAAATGATTGATCAGTCGTCCTTCAAACTAAGCTGCATATGTTACATAGGAGTATTTGTTTTACGTCTCTGTCGAAACTTTAGATTTTTACTAGCTCTAGACTTGACCTTTTATTTAGTCTAAATTATTAAAGCTCAAAGTTCAACCAATACGGCGAGTATGTCAAGTTATAAATGCCAGTAATTTGTGGGCTTTTCTACGTCTGCTCTCAAACATTTTTATAACAGTATTTGTTCCGATAATTTTTTGGatgttatagtgaagtgttgttatagatgacatatattataacataatatagaattctattccaaaaaaaaattaacttttataaaataattattatataagTATGTTGTTATACAATACGTCAAATGTATTCTATTCATAGCTGATATTTAGGTTAGGAGTTTTCTTATTTGTAGCTTTAGCTTTATAACAAACCAACCTCTAATCTCGGCCGTCAAAGTAGAAGACTTGTAATATAGTGGTATTGATAAGAGTTTTCGGCACAGTAGGAGAACTTTATTTTCTGTGTCCCTTTTCCTTTCTCTTTTCTCAATTCTTTATGTAATGGAAATATTTTATATACAATATACAATTCAACCttaagtattttttttcaaagcCATCGAGATTTAATTCTGCGCTAAATTTAAAGTACAAGAAATTCCTCCACACGTGTCGCTTCAAGCCCAATTGTCACGAACCTTCCAGCTGCCTATTTaactttatatttttgtatatttctaGTTTTGGCCCTAGTAGTTTTACTAGCACGAGATTTAGCTGTAAATTTTTTAAAATGGATGCTTTCAGCTCATTAGTTTTAGTAAATTTCCAGAATGCAGTGCTTTCACTTTATATTTTACATATTTGGATAgctaaactttttttttttaatgaaacaGATTCATGGAGGTACACTAAAAGCTTCAGATAATTTCCCAACTGATGGATATCTCATCGATTTATCGACTTCTTCAGGCAATGCTCCTGAATATTTCTTTGAATTCATAACCCTAAGAGACCTATTACTGGATTCTAACTTCAGAGGAGGAGGAATCCAAGTAATAAACTCACTAAGAACAAGCATTGACAATTGTTACATTACTCATTTCACAACAAATGGTATTCTAGCCAAAGGTGGCCATGAAACCTATATTAGGAATTCATTTCTTGGACAACATATAACTGCTGGTGGTGATAAAGGAGAGAGAAACTTCTCAGGGACCGCGATAAATTTAATGGGAAATGACAATTCTGTCACAAATGTGGTGATTTTTTCAGCTGGAATTGGTATAATGGTATCAGGACAAGCAAATTTGTTATCAGGTGTACATTGTTATAATAAGGCCACTGGATTTGGTGGCACTGGAATTTACTTAAAATTGGCAGGTTTAACCCAAACCAGGATAGTGGATTCTTATATGGATTTTACAGGGATTGTAGCAGAGGATCCTGTTCAACTCCACATTTCTAATACCTTTTTTCTTGGAGATGCTTTTATTCAATTGAAGTCTATAAATGGTGTTGTGAATGGAGTTAACATTGTGGATAACATGTTTTCTGGATCAAATAAAGGGGTGGATATTGTTCAATTAGACCAATCTAATGGTCCTTTTAAGACAATTGATCAAGTTGTGGTGGATAAAAATAATGTCAGAGGGATGAATCTAAAGGCTACAATTGGAAGTGGGGTTGTTCAAGGGAATGGTACTTCTTGGACTTTGGATCTTAATCCAATTCTTTTATTTCCTAACCTCATTAAAAATGTTCAATACACATTTTTCCCTAGTGGAAACTCTTTTGTTAATCATGCTTTGACAAATGTATCAAATAATCAGGTTTTGGTTGAATCTGATGCGCAAGTTCCAGCAAGTGTTTTCGTGGTGGCTGATCAAGggaagtgatcatattcaagataACATGTATAGGATCTTCAGGAATTATCCCTAGTTAAATCAAGAAATTAATAATCTAGGGATGTTATATTATTAGTTTGATCTAGTCAGGGATCAAAAAGATTAGATCTCTTGATTCATTCTTTTCAAGAAATGTTATGTTTACTCGAATTTTTTTCCAAGGAAAATTCGGAAGCATAATTCAAAATTGCTTCAATTTCAATGCAAAGAATAGCTTCTGTAGCACCACAAAATGTATTTTGATAGCATTGTCTTTGTTTTTATTAATCTATACGATTTATTTTATGCGTCTTACTTCGTACGTCGTAGTTCGACTGGACATGAAACTTAAGAATAGACAGAAAAAAAATTTAACCTTATGATTTTAAACTAGTATGTATAAACCTTGTGATTCTTTTAATTCATAGACGAGCAAAATTACTACAAATTTGTTTTCTAATTGTTTATTGTTTTTCAGATTTAATAGGGAACAATGTTTTTTTAACACTTACCAAAAGAGGCTTTCGTTGAAAAGATACATCCAGCTTTAAATGAATGAATGAATGGAAGCCTTTCCTTGACGTTAGAATAACTTTCTAAACTTTTTAATAATTATGAGAACACCATGGCTATCTTCGTCTTACGATTTGTAATGATCTGTCCATTTCCCCAAGGTCATGTTCTTTTATTTATCTATATATAATCAAAAGTTAGGCTATACTGAAGCAAATATGTGACAGTAATCCGCTTCAAACTAACTCGACGAATATATTAATTTTCATTTAAGATAATAAAATTTGGCATGCCTTTGCCGGGTTTACATCACATAATTTTGAatatttgtgttcaattttaccCAATCAATGCCAATAGCTTTGAATGAGAAGCATTTAACCACTACAACTAGTTTTAGGTGAATGTAGTTGGCCGTGAAGTCATCATATATCCATGTTGTTATTGTAGTTGGTAAGGTAACCAAATCTTGAAATATTGGAGGAAAATTAACGTGCGACTCCGACGAGAATGATTTCTAGAATTTCTCCATGTAAATAAACTTgagctttcaaaaataaaaataaaaataaaaaagatcaaCAGTTCTGCataacttttttattttattttatggatATTTCCTGTCCTATGATTTTAAGATTGCTTGGAAATATGGGATGTGTTTCTTGTTACTTTCTTTATTGTTCAACTGATTAAACGAAGAAAGTTAATGTAGGTTGCTTATGTAAGGGAGAAATAACAACCTTGCCAACATCGGTGTGAGTCTGACTCTAATATTATGTTGAGCAAAAACACCACATCGGAAGAAATGGAGAGAGAAAGTACAATATTTCATTCATTACCTAAAAAAGGAAATCAGTACTTAATTGTTTAAGACACTATAGTCTATAGTAACCCATCAGCCACTACACAAATGTGTATCTTTAATTACTAAACTATTAAAACTAAACTAAATATAATAGTAAACGCTTTTTAAAAGATTATGTGGTACAGTTAGGTCGAATAAACCCTCCTAGAATAAGTATTCATCTTCCTAAAGCCGTTGTTATCTTCTAGTTTTCTCCAAGTAAAATTTATACCTTTAGCCCCTCCGTAGGGAAAAAAATGTGTAAATGTTATTTAAGGCATATTTCAGGTTATCGTATACACACGGGTCTTTCTAATTTTGGACTGTTTTATGTTTGGGAAAGAAAATAGTCTTATTTCACTTCAATAACTAATTATCTACATTTTCAATAGAAAATATGAGATAGACATTCTTTCTTTCATATAAGTGAACAAAGAGATCTAACAAGGCAATAGTTAAAATTGccatgccccgaacctgggcgCCTGGACGTAACACGGCATCCGATGCCTGATTAtatgtgaccgagcgaaccaactggctggctgaatcaacatgtgatatcatgaCATACTGAATACGGAAGATAAACTAGcacatgctgatatactgaaagtctgaatgatataaatcaaaaaGCGGAAACACTAATATAATTCTGAAACATATCTGTAGCAAACATTGCTTAACATAAAAAGCATGCGACTttgtctaactgttactctaagtctatgaagcctctaatgaagtactgaaaacaTTGATTGTCCGTAAAGTTCTAAAATACTgtaaagtaatgataatgccccgaaaaattggggctcaccaaatagctggtacgaaAATCCTATTGCTCTAAGTCatcaacctgtaaatcattacctgcatcgtgaCATGCAGGTCCtgggcaaaaagggacgttagtacatttgaattgcactgatatgtaaaacaactg containing:
- the LOC104093946 gene encoding polygalacturonase QRT3, with protein sequence MGERTWASSLLSLIKVLVCLLLISHVLGEKSAHLREAGRKQHDHQMRKMQAFKASVVRRDSVSSPSPSFSPSPTPSAVTVTPSPRVYHVTTYGADPTGKIDSTEAILQAISDALEGPSDGFLMQGIANLGGAQINLEGGNYLIRQPLQFPVVGRGNLMIHGGTLKASDNFPTDGYLIDLSTSSGNAPEYFFEFITLRDLLLDSNFRGGGIQVINSLRTSIDNCYITHFTTNGILAKGGHETYIRNSFLGQHITAGGDKGERNFSGTAINLMGNDNSVTNVVIFSAGIGIMVSGQANLLSGVHCYNKATGFGGTGIYLKLAGLTQTRIVDSYMDFTGIVAEDPVQLHISNTFFLGDAFIQLKSINGVVNGVNIVDNMFSGSNKGVDIVQLDQSNGPFKTIDQVVVDKNNVRGMNLKATIGSGVVQGNGTSWTLDLNPILLFPNLIKNVQYTFFPSGNSFVNHALTNVSNNQVLVESDAQVPASVFVVADQGK